GCGGTGATGGCCGTGCGCTCGACACCGATGACGATCGCCGCCTTGGCCGACGCGCCGCGCCCGGCGACGAGGCCCGTGATGTCGACGCCCTTGAGCAGCCCGCCGACGACCCACACGGCACCGGGAAAGGCGGTCAGCGACGACGCGGCGGCATGCGGATTGGTCGCCTTCGAATCGTCCACCCACGTGACGCCGCCGGCGACGGAGACGACCTCGATGCGGTGCGGGTCGAGGCGGAAGGACGCCAGGGCGTCGCGGATCGCGGCCGGGGCCACATCCAGTGCGCGAGCGAGGGCGCTCGCGGCGAGGATGTTCGCGACGATGTGCGGCGCGGCAAGGCCCCGCGCGGCGAGATCGGCGACCGTCGTCAGCTCGAGGGCACTGTCGCGGCGCTCGTCGAGGAACGCCCGGTCGACCACGATGCCGTCGACGACGCCGAGGTCGCTCGGCCCGGGCACGCCGAGGTCGAACCCGATCGCCCGGCATCCTTCGACGACATCGGCGTCCTCGACCATCTCGCGCGTGGCGACGTCGGCCTTGTTGTACACGCAGGCGACGCGGGTGTTCTCGTAGACGAACGCCTTCGCGTCGCGGTAGGCGGCGAACGAGCCGTGCCACTCGAGGTGGTCGTCGGCCAGGTTCAGGCATACGCTCGCGTACGGCGAGAGCGGCTCGGGACCGGTCTGCAGGCTCAGATACCAGAGCTGGTGGCTCGACAGCTCCACGACCAGCACGTCGAAGCCGCCCGGGTCGCGGACCGCGTCGAGCACCGGCACGCCGATGTTGCCGCACGGCGCGGCGCGCAGCCCGCCGGCGACGAGCATCGTCGCGGTCAGCTGCGTCGTCGTGGTCTTGCCGTTGGTGCCGGTGATGAGCACCCAGTCGGCGGGACGCCCGTCCGGGCGGCGCACCTTGTCGCGCACGCGCCAGGCCAGTTCGACGTCGCCCCACACGGCGATGCCGCTTTCGCGCGCCCACCGGATGACGGGGTGGTGCGGCGGGAACCCCGGCGAGGCGATGATCACATCTGCGCGGTGCGCGACCACGGCATCCGCAACCTCGGTGAGGGGTCCCGTCCACAGCTGCGCGCCGATCACGGGGATCAGGCGCTCGTACTCCTCGTCGGCGGTCTCGGTGGCCACCAGCACGTCGGCGCCGAGCTCGGCGAGGGTGTCGGCGACCGAGAACCCGGTGACCGACAGGCCCAGCACGACCGCGCGCAGCCCCTTCCAGTCGGCGTGCCAGCTCGTCAGCGCGTCGAGGCGGGGCTCGGTCACAGCGCTGCCAGCCAGGCGACGTAGAAGAGGCCGACGCCGGTGACCGCGAGCATGCCGGCGATGATCCACATGCGCACGACGATGGTGATCTCGGGCCAGCCGCGCATCTCGAGGTGGTGGTGGAACGGGCTCATCAGGAACAGCCGCTTGCCGCCGGTCGCCTTGAAGTAATACCGCTGCAGGATCACCGATCCGGGGCCGATGATGAAGATGCCGGCGACGACGATCGCGAGGATCTCGGTGCGCGAGAGGATCGACATGGCCACGACGACGCCGCCGATGGCCATCGAGCCGACGTCGCCCATGAAGATCTTGGCCTTGGGGGCGTTCCACCAGAGGAACCCGACCAGGGCGCCGACGAACGACGCCGCGATGATCGTGAGGTCCATCGTGTTGGGGGTGTCGTAGCAGGCGTTGCGGTACGCGCCCACCAGCGCCTCGTTGCTCGAGCAGCGCTGCTGGAACTGCCAGAACGTGACGAGGCTGTATGCCGAGATCGTGAAGATGCCGGCGCCGGTGGCCAGGCCGTCGAGGCCGTCGGTGAGGTTTGTCGCGTTGGACCACGCCACCGACAGGAAGGACACCCAGATCAGGTACAGCACCCAGCCGACCACGGCGCCCAGCGCCATGAACGAGAGGGCGTCGATGTCGCGGAAGAACGAGATGTAGGGGGATGCCGGGGTGTGGCCGAGCGCATTGGGGAAGTTCAGCGCGAGAACACCGAACACCACCGCGACCAGCACCTGGCCGACGATCTTGCGCCAGCCGGACAGCCCGA
This DNA window, taken from Microbacterium invictum, encodes the following:
- the mraY gene encoding phospho-N-acetylmuramoyl-pentapeptide-transferase, translating into MRSLLASATISLAFTLFLTPLFIRLFEKLGWGQVIRTPDDVTNPSHHAKRGTPTMGGLIFILGAIVGYFAGTLTGGAPPTISGLLVIWMMVGLGAVGFIDDYMKVRQQRSLGLSGWRKIVGQVLVAVVFGVLALNFPNALGHTPASPYISFFRDIDALSFMALGAVVGWVLYLIWVSFLSVAWSNATNLTDGLDGLATGAGIFTISAYSLVTFWQFQQRCSSNEALVGAYRNACYDTPNTMDLTIIAASFVGALVGFLWWNAPKAKIFMGDVGSMAIGGVVVAMSILSRTEILAIVVAGIFIIGPGSVILQRYYFKATGGKRLFLMSPFHHHLEMRGWPEITIVVRMWIIAGMLAVTGVGLFYVAWLAAL
- the murD gene encoding UDP-N-acetylmuramoyl-L-alanine--D-glutamate ligase, with product MTEPRLDALTSWHADWKGLRAVVLGLSVTGFSVADTLAELGADVLVATETADEEYERLIPVIGAQLWTGPLTEVADAVVAHRADVIIASPGFPPHHPVIRWARESGIAVWGDVELAWRVRDKVRRPDGRPADWVLITGTNGKTTTTQLTATMLVAGGLRAAPCGNIGVPVLDAVRDPGGFDVLVVELSSHQLWYLSLQTGPEPLSPYASVCLNLADDHLEWHGSFAAYRDAKAFVYENTRVACVYNKADVATREMVEDADVVEGCRAIGFDLGVPGPSDLGVVDGIVVDRAFLDERRDSALELTTVADLAARGLAAPHIVANILAASALARALDVAPAAIRDALASFRLDPHRIEVVSVAGGVTWVDDSKATNPHAAASSLTAFPGAVWVVGGLLKGVDITGLVAGRGASAKAAIVIGVERTAITAAFARHAPAVPVFEVDAAQTEDVMAQVVELAAGIAQDGDVVLLAPAAASFDQFASYADRGHRFAAAVRERMDRTDGEGAGGDDDDPSGLG